The nucleotide window CCATAGCTGCAGCTGAACCTGCATAAGCAAATGTTGAGAGGGATGCataggtggcttggtcagttaagtgcctgccttcgactcaggtcatgatccctgggtcatggaatcgagacttgcattgggctccttgctcggcagggagcctgcttctccctctgtctgctgctccccctacttgttctctctctgacaaatacataaaaactttttaaaaaaagctcagAAGGGAAAGAAACGTACCTTTTAAAGGTTAAAACTTAAAAGGTGAACCAAAAAGAATCAAGGAAACCTTGTGTCCTTGAAAAGTGGCTGCTACAGCCACAAACCAAGTAGCCTACCATCCTAGGACAGATCCAATCACAATATATTATCTTGATTAAGGAAGACCCCATGGAGCAGCCAACTTAAAGATTCAAAGCCTCTTGGACTCTGTTACAGGGGGAGACTagatggaggcagagaaaacGAGAAACAAAGCAGGGTTTGGTCATTTGGGGAGGTTCcatattttttccccctgctttatCCACAGATAATCCAAGACAGAGCTGCCCTACCATTAATGAATAGGCCTAACAGGCCAAGGTATAGAGTTAGTGATCTGAGAGTGAACACTCAACATCTGGTCCTCCCAAGCACATGATCTTAGGAAGTCCAGTCCAATGATTGCCTGCAACCCAGGGTCAGGTACTCTgcacccctcctctccttccaatACCAGGCAGTCTTAGAACCAGAAGTGGGGAATGGCCCTTGAGAAGGTTATCCTGGCTCAACTTCTCAATGCTTACAATAGATAACTTTGAGACGAATCCATAAGGGGGTTGGCTGAGGAGGGGACAAAATGTTCTGTGTGATGTCTTGCTGGTGGGCTCCCCTGGCAGGCACAGTTGAAGGTATAGTACAGGAAGCCGCTGAGGAGCGGTATCTTCCCCACTGTGAGGTGGGTAAGTGGGCCAACCATCACCCCCAGTGAGGAGGAGGAAATTGATCCTGCCCCCGACACTCTTCCATCCCAGTCACACCTCCCTATCTCCAAAGCCCCACCCAGATACCCCCCTTCTCCTTGCTCTGCTCCCCCAGGCACATGAGTTTGGGCTTGTGCAGGGGTCGGCTCAGTCGTTTCCAGAAGCCTCTGGTTTGCCATGGGCCCTGCGTGCGAGGCTGTACACGGCGGCAGGTGGATGGTGTGCTCTCTGTCCATCTGCTCATCACCTTGCACACGGACTCGGACTCGGGGTTGGGGGCATGGCCACGCCCCCTCAGGCCCTGCCTGGAGCTGTGGGTGATCCGTGGGAGATCGCGGCAGTGACGTGAAGGGGGAAGGGGGTGCTGCGGaggtagggtgggggtggggatagcCAGGGTCCAGAGGGCAAGTTGAAGGACCCACAGAGGGCAGGTGGCCTAGCCAGAGGGAAGTCGGGGCTTGCTTGGGGGAAAAGCACATGCTTCGGAGTCATCACTGCCAGGGGCAGAGGATGCTGTTCTCTGTAGTGCCATCACCCTCCCGGAGAAGGAAATACCAAAGAGATTGCCAGGCGCTTGGACAAGTTGATTTATTAGAGCGTTACAATGGTGCTCCTGCCCAGACGCACCAGAGCGAGGTGTTCAGCTTCCCTCATCCCCCTCCACCGCCACAGCCTCCTGGCTCTCCCCCCCGCGGTTCTCCTGCCGAGTGAACTCCTCGATGACTATGTCCTCAGAGCTTGCAAAGCAGCAGAAGGGAACGCAGGGTTAGGAACAACTCTCTGGGCATCGTCCAcgttccctcccttcctgtgaTTCCAGAACAGTGACCTCTTCTCCGCTTCTGACTCAGATCTGAAACCTTCTCTGGGTAgcgacccccacccccccaacctatGGATCGACCACTCTAGCTTGTCTCCCTTcgctccctcccccatctcccaaaagtcccccccccaaaccccgccACCACCCGCCCAGAGTGGCTGGAGGGGAAATAAgaatggagggtggggaggagggaagggatcGGTAGAATGAAAGACcgaaggcgggggtggggggggtggggggtgggggggggtgtaaGGAAGGGATGAGGGGGAAGGAGGATTCTGAGAAGAGCAGGGGGTGGAGGGCATATGAAAAGCACTGAACTATGACACGAGGCTAAACCATAGGTTTCCACCGCACAGTACTGAAAGCAACACTCCAAGGAAGCTTTTTAACATTGCCATCGTCATAAAATGGAGGGTGGCAATGGGGAAAGGGGGATGGGTTTTCCGGGCCTCACAGTTTCTTACCTAGCAGCCTCTGAAGCAAAGcatggagagggagggacaaaaggagaagcTGACACCGGCTCTTCAGTTCCACCGAGAAATGTCTTGTTTcgctcccccctccctttttaaccctctcctccctccccttccccaaggtgcgaacgcgccccccccccccccaccgccccgctgAAAACCTAGGAACCTGACCTGCCCATTGCTCTACATTCTCTACCCACACAGCCAGTCCCGGACTCCGGAGATTAGAATGGCTTAGTCGCTGCAATCAGGCCCACCGTTCCTGTCAGTCCCACCTGGTCCCTCACCATGTGATGGCTTTGGATGCATCAAGATCAAGGGCAGCTCCACACCGACGTCGCTGCGAGGATTCCAAAGAAGAGTCACAGATCTCCCTCCGAGGCCACTCCCAAAACCTCTCCCCCTCGGTTTTCTGGTCCTGTGATGACCTCGGGCTCTCCTTTGGCCCTCTGTTGGTCTCCTTATGGCATCACCTTCCCCTTCTTGCTCTGTCCCCTCCCCGCACAGCTTCCTCATAGAGTCTCTTACCTGGCTATCAGGTCACCGAGGATGCTGAGGGTAGAATGACATGGTAAAATTAGCAGCTGGAAATGGAAAGTGGCAACCTAGTTTTCCTGGGGGATAAGGGATCATAAGGCCAACTCAGCCACAGGAGAGGTTTCTGGAAGGGAAGGTAGCTTGCTCACTGAGCACACAGGTTTTGGGAAACTGGTCTGGGAGAAGGGATGGGGAATGGCTTGACTGGGTCAGTCCAATGGGAGGGAAAACAAGTGTGTCTCCCTGGCCCCTGCCCAGACAGACCCTGAACCATCACTCACCCTCCACTGGACACCATCAGGTTGACTCTCACTTTGTAGGACACCAGGATCCCCAGGAGCTCCTTGTCCATTCCAGGTTGAAGACTGGAGGTGGTAGTATTAATTGTTGTGTGTTTGTTGGGGGGAGAGGAGTAAAGCATTCTTTCCCTCAGTCCCTTCCTTAGCACCTTTTCTCACAGGCCTTACATGCTCTCATCTCTCCTACTCACTGAAATCCCATTTCTATTCCTAAAGTCCAGTTTTACCATGTCACCCTCTGCTGAAGAGCCACTTGGTGTGGCTTTCATGACCCTTAGCAAACTGGCCTCACCCAGCCTCTCTAACCTCTTCTGCCCTGATTCCCTGATACCAGGGATACAACCTAAGCGGATCCATCCTCTCTCCATGCTCAGAACACGCCATGCAGTTTCCCACCTTCTGGCCTTTGCCCATGCTGTGCTCCCAATCTAGAatgtcctttccttcctctgtttctgTTGCTATCCAGATCCTACATGTGCCTCAAGATCTAGCtcattcaggggcgcctgtgtggctcagttggttgagtgactgcctatggctcaggtcatgatcccggagtcccagaattgagtcccaGCATGAGTCCTgcagcagactcccagctcagtagggagtctgcttctccctctgaccctctcccctctcatgcactctctctctctctctgtaaaataaataaaaaggttaaaaaaaaggtgTAAGTCATTCagtctcctccaggaagctctctcCAGCTCTGCCAGCTTCTTTTAACTTCTATTGAATTTCTAATCTGAACCACGTGTACAAACATTTAACCTTTAGATTGCATTTGCGTTCCTCTTTGTTCCCCGCCTAGGCCATAAAttgactgaaggcagaggctgtctAAAATGTCTTTGTATCCTCCCACATTGCTTAGCATAGGAATGAGCATGTAACAGGTGCTCCCTGAAAACTCACTGATTGGAAAATAAGACACAGAAAACTGTAGGATATTGGGAAAGTCTCTTCATGACTCTGGAATACTGATCCTTTAATCTATAAAATCATACTGTTTGGATGATTTCTGAGGGTCTTTCTAGCAGTAACAATCTATAGCCTCAAGATTGATAAGGTATGGAGAAAGGTAGGGGACAAATAACATTCATCAGATGGTGGCAGATGGCTTTTGGTGGGAGACATATCTAGCACTAGGGCCTTCAAAGACATAGGACCAAAATGAATGATTGGGTAGAATTCTACCAATTCCTATTATGTCGTTCtcctttttttggttgttgtccTCCTCCATTTCTCATCTCCTAGTCTTTCACTCCCAGACATGCATGAGCTTTGTGAGCTGCAGAATATTATACAACACAGGGAATTTTCCtcactgcttcttcctttcttgctccCTGTGACCTAAGCCTGGGCATTGGTCCCATGGGCATTATTTAGCTTCCTGATGGCCTTCAGGCCTGCAGTGGTCTCTGAACACTGGCCTagggacattttttaaaaatgggtaggcTTCCTTAACAGGTAACAGCTCAGAACTGTATGCACAGCATGAAGAATGGGTAAGGGGATGGGACATGGAGGTTGGGCCTCATGTGTGAGCTTACATTGTGCTGGAGGCTAGATTGGTATCGCCGTGCTTGAGTTTGCCGTCCAGCGCCAGGCCCTGTTTCTGGCAGTTGGGAGCCAGGAGCGGAGTTACTTCGAAGCTCTTAGAGAAACTGGAGTTAGCAGCTATAGTCTCcctttaaaagaagagaagaactTAGGCTAGGCTTTGCCAGTTATGCATACTTTAATTCCCAAGGCCATCTCGCACAATTTCACAAACCTACTGGAGTAGCCGAGATAGTGGGCATGTCCAACTGCGGAGAGTGGGAACACTTTGCTCTGGTGGGAAATCCGTATGCCCCTGACCTCCCCGAGTTTTGATGGTCCTGTTGTGGGTATCCACCCTCTAGTTCTCCTGGGAATCCCTCCTATTCTCTCCAGCACTCATCTTGACTTTCCTCAGTCCTGGGTTCttaccctcttccttctttccccaaccccctcctttgCCTCTAGTCCCTGACACTTTTCCCACCAACCCACCCCTTGGCTCTCTTGCCCCCAGCCCCGGTGCCAGCTCACGTGAACTCCTGGATGAACACGGTCTTGGTGTACTTGTCTAAGGAATACAGGACAACGTCTGTGATCTGGTCAACTGAACAGCCAGGGGAAAAGCACGTGATTATAATCATTCAGTCTTCCTCAAAACCCCAACTCACTGCCCTTAGATGTGACCCGACACATGGGTACACTATGCATGTTGCACTGAGATGCGCTTGTGGGCAAAGATAGGCATTTTAGTAAGCCTGCATTAGAGAGAAAGTCTAGATGAATGCAGACTGGGTAAGTGAGGCAGCATTTTGGAAAAAGACCCGTGAGTTAGGAACCAGGTGCAGGGGGAATAGGAAAAGAAGCTCACctgaaatcttgatttttttgatGACCTTGTTGGTGCAGTTGTTGATAGAAATGTTGACAGAGATGGGTTTGCCGTGGTAGTGAAcctgaagcagagggagaggcttaTCATGAGGCTGGAGGGAGAACCCTTAGATTGAGACCCAGAATTCCTGCTTCCTTAACAGTGTTGCCACCCTGGCTTCTGTCTCTGGCTACCCAAGAAGGAAATCAGTGAAGGATCAGGGTTTTGGAGGGCTTTTAGGGTAAGGGGTCAGGAAGAGGGGTTCACAAACCTCCCTGTCCATTGAGGCCTGCAGCTGTAGGGGCTGAGCCGACAGAAGGAAGCGGTGGGTTGTCTGGGCACAGGGTCCAGGGCCTGGTTCCAGGGGTGCAAACTGTATTTTCCGAACCACCAGCCGCACAGAGTCTCTGAGTAGAGGCCAAGAGGTTAGCCAACACATCTCCCTGGGGACTCACAGACTTTTTTCCATGCCAACCACATGGCCTGGTCcttgcttggggtgggggtgggtgggtggaggtggCGTAGAGCCTCCCCCAGAAAATTCCTCTAGACCCTCAGTGGAGGCATCCATACCATGGGTCGGTGAACAATGGCTCACTGGCCAAATGtggcctgctgcctgtttttggATGGCCCACAAGCTGAGAACGgttgttgcatttttaaatggttgaaaaaattcaaagaacgataatatttcatgacatgtggaaattatataaaattctaattttagtgTCTATAAATAAAGTCGTATTGGAAGACAGCCCggctcattcatttacatactgtctctgcctgctttcgcactacaatggcagagttgagtagttgcaaccgAAACTATAGGGCTGGCAAAGCCGAATTATTTAGTTTTTGGCCCTTTCAGGGGAAGCTGGCCGGCTGCCCTGGAGCAAGGAAGAGAAGCCAGAGGGGAATCAGAGCTGGACCTCTGAGTCGGCAGTGATGATACTATGGAGGTTACAAGTAGGGCTCTTTCAGTCCTGATATCAGGATCTGTTTCTTAGCCCAGTCTGGAGGCAGGGGTTTTGAAGAGGACTAAAGACTACCTCTTGGAGATTTTCTCCTCCAGGTTTTCAGCACAGAAACTCTTCACTTCAAAGTCAATCCCACAGGCCTGCAAGGGGGCATGGGGCAAAGAGAACTCATTTCCGACTATCCTTTCCTCTTGGGTCTCTAAGGAAATGCCTGACCCCATCTCTTGGGGGTCTGTTTCCGTGGTCTTGTCCCCCTGTCCACCTGTCCCTCTTCCTGGTATTGactatttctctccctttctcagaaCCTGGACCTCACCTTTCCAGCATCTTCAGGCCCTGGCTGCAGCGTCACTGAACAGGGAAGGTTAACAGCCATCTGGGGGATCAGAAAGAGGTCAGCAAACAGGAGAAATAGGGCACCCCTTCCTCTGTTTTCCCTCTTTAGCTTCCCCTCTTAATCTCCCCCTGGAAACCTTGCCCAGGACTGGGGGGGGGGTTAGTACCTGCAGGGTAAAGGGGTAGGCATTGTCCCCCAGCTTTTGCAGGAGTCGCTCCTGTAGGACTGTGAGGGGCCCTTGGGGGCTGGTGGGCTCAGGTGGGAACACCTGCTGCACCTGCACATACAAATCTTTGCGGAACGTCAGACCAACCACATCCAAGTCATCGTGGCCATAGCGGAAGGCACATGTCAACGTGACAAACACTGCaggcaaaggaggaagagagtgaCTTATCATGcctgagggagaaaggaagttCTTAAATGGCCCAGAGGAAGACACGGAGAGACAAGGGAATATGACTGAAACCATGTGGCCACGAAGAAAAGGATTAATACATTAGACTACAGTAAAATTTAAATCCTCTTTACATTAGGAGTCTTTATGaacaacaaaacaagcaaaagcccaggagaaaacatttgtaCCATGCATGCATAGCAAACCAAAGTTTAGCGGTCCtaacctgaaactaatgaatgttgtgtgtcaactctactttGATAAAAAAAGCTTCGCATTTGTGagatataaagaactcctgaaaatCAATCATTTAAAGATCCCAATATAAAAGTGTGCAAAGAGTATGGAAAAGCACGACATAGAAAGGCCAGTGAGATGTGAAAAcatgtcagggtgcctgggtggcacagtcggttaagcgtccgactctgggttttggctcaggtcatgatctcagggtcatgagatctagcccggCATTGAGTTCTGCACtaggtgtggagtctacttgagattctcttttgctttccctctgcccctccccactgcatgcgctccctaaaataaataaatgataaatcttaaaaaaaagatatgaaaagatgtccaatCTCATTAGTAATCAGATAAGcacagattaaaaccacaatgatgaGGTAACATGTCACATGCATCAGAttgtcaaaaaatttaaaagtctgacGATACTAAGTGTTGGTGAAGGGGTGGAACAATAGGAGTTCATtgcacactgctggtgggaggaTAAATTAAGACAAACACTCTGGAGAAACTCCAAAGTGAGTAAAACTGAATCTGCTTATATATTATGATGTAAGAAGAATTTAGAGGAACTCTTGCTCATGTTTATGTGGAGATACATATGAGAATGTCCATTGCATCAATATTATATTTGTCGTagcataaaattagaaataatttcaataCCAGGGAAAGAATGAGTAATACAGttatggtatattcatataatagaatGCTAAACTGAGTTTAAATGAACTAGAGCTCCATGTATCAACATggttaaaactcaaaaaaatctATTGAGTCAAAAGAAAACTAGCTTCAGAATGATACCCATGATCCAATACCGCATATATGAAGTTTAAGAGCATGTAGAACGATACCAGAGTTGCTCCCAGATACATAACTATGGAGTAGAAGTATAGTAACATCATAGGAATAATAAACACCAAATGTGGGATAGTTGTTCCCTGGGGTGGaggccaggagggaaggaggtaAGAAGGAGGGGGAATGGGATTAGGGAAGGACACATGGGAGACAAGTTTGTTTCTGTAGTTCTTTTGGAAGCCAGGCGGTGGGTACAAGGTATTTATTACGGAATTCTCTAGGGTCCGACTACCTCAGCTTGAGTATGACTTGTACGAATCCCTGGAGTTCTGTGAGTCTCAGTTAATTCACCTGTCAATAACAGGAGCTCTGCATATGTTATTTAGACTTCACAACAATCCTCTGAAGTatcattactgttttttaaatatttcattttcttaagtaacttttacatccaatgtggggcttgaaatcatgaccccgaggtcaagagtcacatgctctacagactgagtcagctaggcgcccctcttctgaagtatttatctccatttcacaggtaGAGAAAATGAGTTCAGAGCTGCCCGGGTCACTTAACTGTGTGACTCCAAAGGCCAGACTTCCGTATGCCCAACCCAGGTCATAGGAGTTCCTCTGAGGAGTTGATGTATAAGAAATCCATTTGGAAACTGTAATTATAGATGTGAATGATGACGACAGTTATAGGAATACTGGCAGAAATCGGATAGTTATAATTGAATTCATACTTATGCAGCTGGTACCTAAGATGAGGGGCAAATAGAAAGCTGCGTCAGTGAACTAGCGGAATGTGGGATGGGGTGCAAAAGCCCTGacccacaagaaaagaaaagtaccGACAGCCACACACTAGGAGAAAGCaacttatttcatatttttatgagatCAAAATATCGAACAGCCAGGATATCTGCTTTTCAAATTAAGAACAAGGAAAGTGAATCTATATTCAAAAGATACAATGAAGactgaaagtaataataatggtagTATTTAAAAGGACTGGGGCAATGGGTGGCCTTATATACTGCAGGAGGGAGAGTCACTTGGTACAATCATTTTGGAGGGCAGTCTGGcaatagaaacttttaaaaatgtgtgaattcgggatgcctgggtggctcagtcagttaagctgctgccttcagctgggggtcatgatcccggggtcctgggatcgagtcctgcattgggctccctgctcatcagggagcctgcttctccctctgcctctgtctctcatgaataaataaataaataatttttaaaaagattttatttatttgacagagagcgagacagcgagagagggaacacaaacaagaggagtgggagaggggggcgcctgggtggctcagtgggttaaagcctctgccttcggctcaggtcatgatcccagggtactgggatcaagccccgcatcaggctctctgctcctcagggagcctgcttcctcctctctctctgcctgcctctcagcctacttctgatctctctctgtgtcaaataaataaaatcttaaaaaaaaaaaaaaaagaggagagggagaagcgggccctccactgagcagggagcccggtgggggacttgatcccgggaccctgagatcatgacctgagctgaaggcagatgcctaacgactgagccacccaggtgccccataaataaaaatcttaaaaaaaaaaaaagaaaatcgatcgttttcatttttaaaaattcaacatctattctaAAATTATCAACTTATGGTTGTGGTTGTGTCTGTTAGACAAACAGTACCTCTTAATTGTgtgaaaaccagaaaaatacaaacaaaaagaataaacccGAGCTCTGCTGTCATACAACGTACTGCAGAGATAACTGCTGTTAATAGCTCTTGCACCTGCTTCCCCACTTCATGTCTCTAATGAAACACAAGACTACCGTAGGCCTTTGTGCCATTGCCTTTTGAAAGCgaattgtttattttgagagcaTTGTAGactcacatgcagttgtaagaaataatacagagagatcccaGATAGATTTTTGTTAAACAATACATCTATACTGCCTTACAACTGGCCTTTATCACTCAGTAATATAGCATAAGCCTGTTTTACATCAACAAATGaaacttgagagagaaaaaatcagaaaattcgcaaataaaaaatcttcataaaagGAACAAGGCATATAAAAGAGCCAAGGAACGAactgaagaaacagactcaacttaAATGAATAGTCATAAAAAATTCTACTAAGGGACATAAagaaagactcaaaatggaaaagACATCCTCCTTCCGGATCAACATGCATTTTCTAAACTAAGTATTTCTTTCTATAGGTTATTATGAAGGTTATTCTGAAGATTTTGTAGCAATGTGGAAAAATGATTTagggtgttttttattttttattctattctatttatttatttatttatttttagaatacagAGTAATTGAGAGTCTTAAGCTGGTTGATTTACCAGCTATTCCCCACAATTCTTCTGATATTTAGAACTGGCTGGACTGCTTATCCATACTGTTTAATCAGAAAGACTAAGGTTATTTTATCTCACAGGATCTAAAGGTTATGTTTGAACTAGTATTCATCAATTTGTTCTCAACCTTTTTCAAGCCAAACCCAATATTCAGGCTTACTGAatcacagaatgaaaaaaatttttttaaaaagcagtgcaaaaatatttcagtgtaaTGTTGATCTATGGTACTGTGGCCGGAGTAATGTCTCTTGTTGTTACTTGCTGGagctattgttttgtttctttacttgGGCTCCCCTCCCCGC belongs to Lutra lutra chromosome X, mLutLut1.2, whole genome shotgun sequence and includes:
- the ARR3 gene encoding arrestin-C isoform X2 — protein: MFVTLTCAFRYGHDDLDVVGLTFRKDLYVQVQQVFPPEPTSPQGPLTVLQERLLQKLGDNAYPFTLQMAVNLPCSVTLQPGPEDAGKACGIDFEVKSFCAENLEEKISKRDSVRLVVRKIQFAPLEPGPGPCAQTTHRFLLSAQPLQLQASMDREVHYHGKPISVNISINNCTNKVIKKIKISVDQITDVVLYSLDKYTKTVFIQEFTETIAANSSFSKSFEVTPLLAPNCQKQGLALDGKLKHGDTNLASSTILQPGMDKELLGILVSYKVRVNLMVSSGGILGDLIASDVGVELPLILMHPKPSHEAASSEDIVIEEFTRQENRGGESQEAVAVEGDEGS
- the ARR3 gene encoding arrestin-C isoform X1 encodes the protein MTERSSFFPSSQKRHNVNSMANISRVYKKTCSNGKLTLYLGKRDFVDHVDMVDPIDGVVLVDPDYLKDQKMFVTLTCAFRYGHDDLDVVGLTFRKDLYVQVQQVFPPEPTSPQGPLTVLQERLLQKLGDNAYPFTLQMAVNLPCSVTLQPGPEDAGKACGIDFEVKSFCAENLEEKISKRDSVRLVVRKIQFAPLEPGPGPCAQTTHRFLLSAQPLQLQASMDREVHYHGKPISVNISINNCTNKVIKKIKISVDQITDVVLYSLDKYTKTVFIQEFTETIAANSSFSKSFEVTPLLAPNCQKQGLALDGKLKHGDTNLASSTILQPGMDKELLGILVSYKVRVNLMVSSGGILGDLIASDVGVELPLILMHPKPSHEAASSEDIVIEEFTRQENRGGESQEAVAVEGDEGS